ACGGTGCCGAAGGCATTCTCGCTGGCACCGGAGGCGAAACGTGCATTTTGGAGCATGTGCCCGCGACCGAACCGGTCAGCGTGGGTGATGAAATTTTCTCCGCCAACCCCGATGAAACTGGCGGACATCCGATGTATTACGGGACGATTGTGGAGGCCGAGTTGTCAGCCGATCGTCAAACGTGGGCGATTCAGATTCAACCTGGATTTTCGCCCGGTTCTGCCTCGCAAGTGACGGTTCTGCGGGAAAAACCCAATCCCCTCCGCACCGCATCCGCCGAGCAACCCAAAGCGAACCGTTGACCCCAGCGTTCGTTTCGACCCGAAACCCAATACCACGGTGAGACCCGCCGACGACACCGAAGACGAGTTCCTCTCAATCGAAGCGGTGACATAGAGATGCAGCATCTCGGATTTTTACTCCTCATTTACACAGCCTTGGTTTGCCAAGTGACGGGAGTTTTGACCGGTCCCGTCGGACCGCATTACCTCGTCTTGGCTGTCGTGACTGCCGGGCTGACGTTACGCGGATGGTCGGCGTATGTCTGGGCAGCGATCGCGGGGTTACTGAGTGATGGCTTGATCGGTGGTCCGCTGGGAGTCGATATGCTGGTGGGCGTCTGGACGGTTTTCGGAATTCGTCGCTGGTTGGCAAGTCATTCCCAACGTGGCGAATCCGCTGGCATGACAGCCACCGTTAGCGTGGCAGCCGTGGCGATCTTCGCAGCATTGTTCTTTTCGCAAACCGCCCGATTACTCATCACCGGTCAGCAATCCGATCATGCCCAAGTTGTGCTTGCAGTCGCTGCGACGGGATTCTGCACTTTGGCCGTGGTGTTGATTTTCCTATGCGTGCAAGCATTTGTCCGCCGATTGGCCGTCCAACCCCTACCCCACGAAATCAATCTGTAAGCGATTCCACGTTGCCGATGAAGCCCCCACGGGATCACGCTCCGCGACTCCCGCTTTCGACAGACATCACCACCGATGCTCAACCAACCCCGAAGTCTGTTCGACGATGCAACCGATTCCATCACCGAATCGGGATGGCAAGTCGATAGCCGTCCGATCGGCCGACTCTGCTGGTTATTCGTGGGGTTCTCGGTTCCGATCTTGCTGATCGTTGTTCGTCTTGCGTACCTACAATTTGCCATCGGCTCAGATTTCGCCGCCCCTTATGCACAGACGACCGAAACCTTCGAAGACATCCCCACATCCGATGGACGGATTCTCACTCAGGACGGTCAAGTTCTTGCCGAAGACACCTTCGAGCTGAGCTTGCATATTCACTATCGCTGGCTGGAAGAACCTCCGAACGATGCGTGGTTGCGACAACAGGCGTTGGACCGATTAGATCGACTCGCCCGACGTGATCCGGTTCTCGTTCAACAAGCCAAGCAACAAGTCCAAGCGGATCGCGAAACGCTATGGCGGCGAATAGCCGAAGAAACCGGCACGCCAATCGATGAACTCAGTCAACGACGACAAGCCATCCAACAACGGGTCGAACGCATCGCGACCCATGTGAGAGAAAATCACGAACGAAAACTCAAAGCTCAGCAAACTCCGTTGGAAACTGCTCCCCAATCGGAATGGTGGGAACGGATTTGGCAGCGAATTCTAGATGAACTGACCAACGCCCCATCGCGAGAGCGTCGCGGTCCGATCGTGATTCGTGAGGAGTTGGACTATCACCCGCTGTTGGAATCGATCTCGTTACACACGGCGGCAAAGTTTGAATCGGCCCCGGACCAATTTCCCGGTCTGCTCGTACGACGGACTTCCTCACGAGTGTATCGAGACAGTTCGTTGGCTCCGCATGTGATCGGCGTGCGAACCCAAATCCAGGGAGACGAAATCCGAGCCCGTAAACAGCAATTTCCCGATGGCGACCCCTTGGCCTATCGGGAAGAAAACCGCGTCGGTCGCAGCGGAATCGAACGGCATCGCGAGCTCGTCTTGCATGGAATGCCCGGCCAAAAACGAATCGTCAAGAACCGACAAGGCGAGATCATCACGACCGAAGTCGTCCGGCATCCGCGACCAGGTCAAGATGTCACTCTGACCTTACACGCACCACTCCAACGACAGTTACAGTCCCTCCTTGCGAGGACATTGGCAGCCAGAACCGGCGAAAACGCCGACCCCGCAGCCGGAGCTGCGATTGTTGTGATGGATGTCCGCACCGGAGCCGTCGTGGCGGCGGTGTCTGCTCCCGATTACGACTTGAACGATCTCATCACCCCCACGGTCGACCGTTGGCAGGAACTATCATCCGACCCACGACGCCCATTCTTCAACCGTGTGACCCAAATGGCTATTGCCCCCGGTTCGGTCTTCAAAACATTGACCTCAATTGCCCTACTTGAGAGTGGGCAAATCGACCCTGATGCTCCGTTCTATTGTCGAGGATTTTTAGATAGTCCACAGAGTCATCGCTGTTATATCTATCGCCATTACGGTGTCGGCCATCAACACATTGGTTTGGCAGACGCGATCGCACAGTCTTGCAACGTCTACTTCTTTCACGGAGCCCGCGTCATCGGTGCCGAGCCAATCGTTGGCTGGGCCGACCGTTTCGGATTCGGCCGTCCGACCGGAATCGACCTCCCAAGCGAAGCAGCCGGACACGTGCCCTCACCGACCGATGAAGGAGCATGGTACAACGGTGACACGTTAGGGCTGGCGATCGGGCAAAGTCGCTTGGCGGTCACGCCACTGCAAATCACTCGCATGATGGCAGCGGTCGCGAATGATGGTCATCTCGTCACGCCGCATTTTGTGCAGCGAATCGGCGGACAGTTCACCAGCGGAAACACGTTATCGGAACCGATTCCCGGTCTCACGCCCGACACACTCGAACGCATCCGCGAGGGTCTGGAACGTGTCGTCGCTCACCCGGGTGGCACGGGATACAAAGCGGTCCGATCAAAGCTCGTTCAAATCGCTGGAAAGACGGGAACAGCGGAAGTCGGTGGCAAAGAAGACCACGCCTGGTTTGCCGGCTACGCCCCTGCAACTAGTCCTCGGTATGCGTTGACTGTCATTCTGGAACACGCTGGAAGCGGCGGAACCGCAGCCGGTCCGGTGGCTAAACAAACGGTGGAATCCCTAGTGCAACTTGGCCTGATCAACCAGAAAAGTAGCACTACAAACTAGCCATACACACGAACGACACATTCGCGATCTATTCACGATCCTGCATTAGTGATCGGTACTCTTCCTCTGAAATGCTATCAGTCAGATACCGATAGGAAAGAATATAGCGTTGAATGCGGATGGTATCCCGGTCGATAATATCGGGACGCAATAATGTTCGTTCAAGACTAGAGTTGTCGCGAAGATCCGAGAGCTTCACTTCCCGAGCAATCGGATTCGGTTTGCAGGCGATGACATACTCGGCGTAGGACTGATCCGACTCATGTGTCACAAGCGACAAGGCTTCTACAATTTCTTCGCGAAAGCCTTCGGCGCGGATATCGTCCAAAGTCACCGACGTATCTTCCACCACATCGTGCAACACCGCTACGATCTGAGCCGCCTCACCTTCCACACCCATCATGACACGAAGCGGATGCAGAATGTATGGCACACCACTTTTATCCTTCGTTCCCGAATGCGCTTTCGCAGCGATCTCAATTGCCTTCTCGATCGTAGCCACAACAAAACCCTTATGTCGACATGAACCATTCTGCAAACCAGCAAATTGCTAGATTCCGTTTTCGAGTCTCCAGACTAGACCAAAACGAGCTTTGGTCTAGTCGATCTCACCGCTCGCGCGATCAATACCGCTAAGACGACTAAAATAGCTACTTCTTCAGCCGATCAATCAAGTAGGTTGTCGAATTCGAATATTTCTCATGTTCTTGACCGGGGTGAACGAGCACCACATCTACACCCACTTCTTCGAGGCGTTCCGCGAGTTTGACGCCCATGATTCCCGAGTGTGTGGGATCTTTCGGAGACGCACCAACGACCGGAACTTCCCCACGATAGAATAGTGCGATCGGCGGATCGTCTTTGGAGACGTGCTCAATCGGCGAGTACTCTTGAATCCAAGGCAGAACTTTTTCTCGGTTCTCGATCAAACTATTGATATTCGGTAAACCGAATGCGTGTGCACCATAGCGATAGTTGGGCATCCATTCACGGAGTTCTTTTGGATCGAGAGACACCTGGGCTCCGTTGACGGCCGCGCAATAGAGGCGAGTCGACTCACGGGCGATGGGATCATCACTGTCTGGGTCGGCCAAGTCATCATGAAATGCTAGCCAAAGAGATGAACACGCCCCGGCCGACCCGCCAGTCGCCCCAATGCGTTTTTTATCCAAGTTCCATTCGCTAGCTTTTGATCGCACGAATTGTAATGCACGGGCCGCGTCCTCTAACGGAGCTTTTACCGGCGGAATGACTTTGTCTTGGACGGCATTTTGAACATAGCGATAGTTGATCGCCACCACAGAAATCCCGTTCTGCAAAAACGCCTTCGGATTCGTCTTCTTATCACCTCCTCGCCAACCACCGCCGTGAATGTAAAAAACCACGGGCGTCGGTTGATCGGATTTCGCTGGATAGAAATCTAACACTTGCCGAGGGTGGGTCCCGTATGGCACATCCTTGAGAGTCTTCAGTTCCTCGGCAAAACTTTGAGTTGCCAATGTCACAAGTAACAGCGTTGCTAGTATCGACTTCATCAGTAGTTCCATCGTGGCAAGTGGTTCAGGAGAGAGACACGGAGTCACTGGTCCAACACTCAGATTATGCAGCGACGGCGTTGGGATTCCTAGTCACTCCCGACGAACCCCATTCCGTGCCGACTACCACCATTGCATTGTGTAGTAGTGGAAACGATGAAGAGCGGCATTCCTAAGCGGTTGATCGAGGAAAGGTTCCCATAGCGGTTTTGTTTCTTGCAAACGTGCAGCGAGACACACTTTGGCACCTTGACAAGCGGTCCAATGCTGCGGACGTGATGATGCTGTTCTTGAGGACCGATAACCGAATGACGTCTCAGCTGCCTGCGCATACATCGCGCGAACGCCATCTCGGATAATCGCATCATCGCAGTTCAAGAGTGGTGCAATGGCACAAAGCCCGCTGGCATCCAGAGGGTGTTCGCTGATTTGCACCGCCGGTGCCGGATGCCCCGCGAGCACCCATCGGGAATTGGCCGTGTGAACTAACATATCGACCGGCAATACAAGGTACAGCCAAATGAAGAAACACACCGTCCAGAGTTGTCGTCTTAATAGCCAAAGGAAACTGGCATTCTGGGTCACTTTTCGCAAGACCAGCAAAAACCCGACAATCACGGAACAGATGCCAAGCACGCCGACAACTCGCATTCGCGTCATGCCATTGAATTGGATGTAGATCCCAAGTCGGTTGAAGACGGCCATCGCGAGCAAACCATTCTCCACAGACCACACCCACCCCCATTTCCGTAGATTCGGGCAGCGAGGATCCTGCAAGACGGGTCCACGAAAAACCATGGAGAGAACAACCGTTGCTAGGGCCAACGCGAATGTCAACCAAGCCGCTCCTTGATGAGCATAGCCGGAGTAGTAAAAACCATCTGGGAATTCGCGGAACCACAACGTCCGGAACTCAAAGACGAGATACAACGCAAAGAGGATGATGACCGCCACCAATGTATTGCGGTACGCCGTATAGAGTTGGTTTACCGACTGGTCCGTGCTTTCAGACGATTCTTGCTCCGTCGGTTCGAGCGAATCTACGACCGGTAACGTGAACGGAAGTGGCCGCCAAAGCCCGACCGTGAACCAAGCAACAGTGCCCCACCAAACCACTTGTAATGGCTTCGGAAGAAAACTCGAGAAGGAATCTCCAAACCACTCGACGAATCGGGAGAGGTTGCCTCCGACCAGTTCCGCCAAATCGGGATTCGCCATCACGAAGATCGCGCCAAACACAAGGACGGCCATCGCCGGCAACGCAACACCGAGTCCCCCAGATCGCGAGACCCCCAATTTCGGCTGACCGAGTCTGGCCCCGTATTGAATCAGTCCAAGCAAACCGGCGGGCAATATCTGCACAAGATACTGAAAGAACTGGGCAAAGAACGGGAGTCGCCCTGCGAGGGTCATTCCAACAACAACCACTAACGCGAATCCCGCAAGCAACAAACCGACCGATCCCAACCACGCCAGGCGAATGGCGGCGACGAGCAACATGGTCGTTGCCACGATGAAATCCAGTCCGAACCGTGGTCTCGGTGAGCCAACCGCTAGCAGCACTGGAAACGCCGCCAACAACACCGCCACCCCGAAATACCCATGGCCGTGATAGACCGTCGCATCGGCAATCGCCACCGTGACCAACAAAGTCAGCACTTCTCGCACACGGACGGGAGCAGCATTCCACCACGGTGTGATGCCGGCACTTCGGGTCCGTTCAGCTTCCAAGTCGGCCATGCTCTCTCCTTCGGCGTGTCAATGTGAATTCATTTCAGCCTATCAACTCCAACCGATCGAAACTTTTTCTTGATACCGAAATCACGCGAACCCTCAGCCTAATTTCAGGGCATCACTGCCCGTAAAGTCATCACTGCAAGTATGTTCGGGCATGTCTGAGATTGCTAATGAAGATTTTTAGGGGCCTGCAAGTCCCTACCACCGCCTGTCTTAAGAAACTTTTGCCTTGTTCAGAGGCCACACTTGTGTACATTGAGGGAATTGGCATCGGTATTGCTTTATGTCTGAGTGAACTCTCTTTGACTCTATTCTTATGGAAGTCCTATGCAACGTTCGCAGCACGTCCCTCGACGCGGATTTACGCTCATTGAATTGTTGGTGGTCATTGCGATCATCGCGATTTTGATCGCCTTGCTTCTCCCTGCGGTTCAACAAGCCCGGGAAGCGGCTCGTCGAACTCAATGCCGGAACAACCTGAAACAACTCGGGATCGCTCTGCACAACTACCACGACACCGCCCGCAAGTTCCCGCCAGCTGGTGTGGGATACGGCTGGTGTACCGGGGCTGGCGACGATTATATCACGAATGCGAACGGGCTTTCATTTTTGTTGCCCTACATCGAGCAAAACAATTTGGCTGAGAGTATCGATAGCCTGCATGCCCACCAAGGATTTGAAGGCGGCGGTTGCTGCAGTTACTCCGGTAACACCAACGGGACACTTGCGGGAGACCCAGCCGTCAACGCACAAGCCATGACGACCTTAATCGACGCCCTGCTATGCCCGTCCGATCCCGGCCGTACCCACCTCGGAACGGGCTACCACTACGGCGTGACCGTAAGCCCCGGTGGAGCCAAGACTTGTTACGATTTCATTTCATCTCGTAGCATCCTTGGCAACTGCAATTACTGGAAGAACGCCGGAGCAAGCCGCTACATGTTTGGTCATAACAGCACGACACGCGTGGCAGACGTGACGGACGGAACAACCAACACCCTGATGGTCGGCGAAACGACGTTGGAAGTTGCCAATGGTGAGCCCAACCCCTGGGGATACCGGGGTTGGGTGCAATCGGGTGTTGATCCGAACGGCGGACTCAACGTCTGGGACATTCCCACCAGCACCGGACGACCACAGCTCGGAAACCTGAATAGCTGGGGTCAAGCCGGAAGTCTCCATCCCGGCGGATGCCACTTCGCAATGGGTGACGGTTCGGTGCGATTCATCTCCGAGAACGTCAGCAACACCACCCTGGTCCAGTTGGCCCGCATGGGTGACGGGACGGTTGTTGAACTTCCATAAGTTCTGTGCCAGTTCTGATTCTTGTTCTGATCTCAATCCCCCCGAATCCACGGCTTTCGTGGATCATCGGGGGACCTGCATTTCATCCATCTTTCGAGGACCCATTCCAACCATGAAACCTGTGTCCTGGCTTGTGTTATTTTCCGGTTTGGCCCTCACTTTGGGTTGTGGTGGCTCGGGTGACGAAGGCCCGGAAGTCCTTCCCGTCACCGGAATCGTGACGTTAAACTCCGAACCTCTTGCCGACGCCGACATCAAGTTGTTCCCCATCGGCGACACCCCAGGTGTTGGTGGATTTGCCCGAACGGACGCGGAAGGAAAATTCGAACTTCAATACAACCGAGGTGGACAGGGAGCACCGGCCGGTGAATACCGAGTCCAAGTCAGCCGACGAATGATGCCGGACGGCTCCCCGGTTCCAGCCGATGATGACACGCCACCAATTGAATCTCCAGCTACCGAAACTCTTCCGAGGATGTATAGCGATCCGAACAACAGTCAACTCACGACGACCGTCACGGAATCCGAAACACCAATCACACTGGAATTAACCACCAAATAGCCCCGCTGACGACACGTAAGACGTTAAAAAAGACATCGCCCAACGTCCTGGGCGATGTCTCATAATCACACAACCGCATTCCAATCCGTTTCGGCTTCGAGGTACCGATTCAACGCCCGGTCATGACGACGGCAGGTCCATCGACAATTCGGAGTGGTCGCCGAGCCATCTCTTGGCCCCCGGTACTCAGAACCACTTCGTAGTTCCCCGGAGCATAAGCCAGCTGAACCGGGAACAAGAAGTGAGCCCGAAACCGCTCGCGTTCCATCGTGACGTGAATCCGCTCAATCGCATGACCGAACTCATCCTCGAGCGTACAGGTCAATGCTAAATCACCGTGTGGTGGAATGAAGTTGGCTTGGGCGATCAGTGCTTCGCCATGTCGAAACTCCCGTTTTTGAGCCAGCAAATGCTCTCCCACCATTTGTCCGCCCAAGTCGAATGAGTACACCTTGTCGGTCGGGCGAATCGCTTCGCTGGGAGCGAGCATATGCCGAACAACCTGAGGATCCAATTCCGCAAGTTGTTTGGGTCCATCGGGGCCCCGTTTCTGATACGGATCCAGCCAGTGCTCGAGGAGAAGCCCGAACGAAGCCAGCACAATCAACGTGCCCACCCAAGCGGTGCGACCTTGCCAAACTCGTTGAGCAACTTCTTCAGCCGACAACGCCCAGGTCGGCTGGGCAACCGATCGCTTCGCCAGCAATCCCAATCGACGCCGAACACGCCGAAACCAAGCCGCCATTCGACGAACATCGGTTTCGCTGAGGAAGCTGAGATAGACTGTAATGCACACTAAAGGAAAGACGTGCAAGCCGAGTAAGAAGTACGTCATCGCATGGAAGATGACGCCCAACCCGATCATCACGACGCGGCCAAACCCTCGCCAAGACAGAAAGAGAAACGTCGCTTCCCAAGTAATCGAGACGTAAGCGGAGATGATCACCAGCAACGGAAACTCGGCCAACCAATCACCCAGCGGATGCTGATGATTGATGTAAGTTCGCATCCACTGAATCATTTGATCGCCGCTGAAAAACGCGGGCGTGTGGATTTTTGTTGCCGCAGCACCGAAGTAGACAATCCCAATCATCAGCTGAATCAAACGACGAGGCCAAACTGCCGAACGGGGCTGATCCAATCCTTCGATTCCCGGACAATTGGAACGACGACGGCGTTTCAGCCACGCATCCACCGACCAAACCGCCCCACATTGCGAGAAACTCAGCAACAACAGAACGTGCGTCGCCACGACGGAGTATTTTGTGATCGTGCTGATCGAGTCACAAAGATTGAGGTACGTGAACAAGATGGTCGCCGTGATCAACGACGCTCGCGTGCACCAACCGATCGCCGCCGTCAGGAACGAGATGATCATCGTCGAGTGCATCAACACCACGACCGCTCCCGGCATAATTGGGAGCATCCCGTAATGACTGTAGGAATCCCAAAGCGGAGCCGGTGCTCCGTCCAGCGAGTAAAGTTCCCGAGCGTGCGGCCAACGCGGCAACAACGGGACCATCAGCACCAACGGCATCACGATCCGAATCAATGCCAAGCTGAACGGCACTTCTTCGGCGTAGAAGAAGTCGTTGATACGATCGCGGAGCTTCGGTTTCTTTTCAGGAGGTTCATACTTCATAGCTTGGGCATCCTGCATCAAGCGAGAGTCATTGGAGGGAGAATCTACGTTCGCGTGTCACTGGAATCACCAGTGCTTGCATCCCGAAACAATTTCCTACTGCCGAAGTGAGAAGTCCCATGGGGCCGATGTCGACATCGGAGCCGGCTCCGTCACTGTGTAGTTGGAGGGCGAAACCAAGAACGACCGATCCTTCTGGAAGTCTTGTCGCAGCTTCGGATTGGACGACATCACCAACGCGTGCTGACGGTTAAGCCAGTTCGCGTTCTGCGTAAGCACCGTGCCTTGAGGATCGAAGGCAAACCGCAAATTATAGTAACTGTAGCGTTCTTTGGGTTCTTCGAAGTGTCGCTGCCAAATCGGCTCGGGCATGTTGTACTTCTTGGCCCACAACTCCTCGACCACAAAAATCCGCGTGATCGGCTCATGCTCGGTGTGCTTTAAGACATTTTGAGCAATCGTGTAGCAATGATGATGCCACGGATCGTAGTCCTCACGTGGCAAATCGCCATACGGATGGTACTGCCCCCACGGAGTCGGTGTGACCGCGTAATAGGCTCCGCTTTCGCCTTCCGCCACGATATGCGTGCGGGCCGACCAAGCGGACCAACCGCAGAACATATCCCACACCACATAGTACATCGCCGGATGCACCGAAGTACCGACGCCCAATGTGTGTGAGACAATCCCCCACCCCAAACACGAGAGGTAAGCGAAAATCGTGAAATGACAGAGCCAACGCTTCATCAGAGGCACCCTCCATGGTGGATAATCATTGGACACACTTCGGCGAATGATGTCGCAAGCAGCGACAACACAGCGAGTTATGTCAACACACCCTCTCAAGCAAAGCCTTGAAACGGCTCTGCTCATTCTTGCCCCCGGCTTCCAGCCCAGGACCACTTGAGAGAAATCCGAGCGAATTCTCAAGATTTCCGAAAATCCGTCAAGACCGATCTCCAATTCTGGACATTCTTGTCGAATATCCGAAGTTCTCACAAATATAATTGTGGAAAGTCGGCATGTCTTGGACATCTAGTCCGGCAAAGCCAACCGCCTCGCTGGCAACTGCGAAACGGTCTCGACAGAATGGAGGAGAACCGCCGCTCAATGCGAAACCCGTGACACGGACTTGTTCGAAACTCCCGCGACCGAGGAAACCATTTGTGAACCGAAGATCATTTCTCAGAACCGCCACCGCGGCTTGTCTTTCGACCCCGCTTGTGAATCTCCCCGTATCCCTCGCAGCCGACGCCCCCGCCACGACAAAACGCGATCAGCGTTTCGCGATTTCCACGTATTCGTTCTGGCAATTCCGGCACCAGGAACTTCGCGACATTGAGGAATGCATCGAGCGTTCCGCAGCGATGGGGTTTGATGGCGTAGAAATTCTTCATCGCCAGATGACGGATGAATCCAATGCCTATCTGCAGCGACTCAAGCGGCGCGCATTCGTAAACGCGATTGATCTATGCGGTTTCTCCACGCATCAAGGTTTTCTCCGGCCCGAACCGGAATACCGAACACGAAACGTCGAGCATACGATCCGTTGTATTGAGCTGTGCTACAAACTCGGCATCCCCACAATGCGAGTCAACACTGGCACATGGGGAACGAGCAAGAACTTTGACGACCTGATGAAGAATCGCGGGATCGAGCCACCCATTGAAGGCTATACCGACGAAGACGGATTCAAATGGGTAATCGATGGTTTAGAACGCTGTCTCAAGACGGCCGAACGTTGCGGTGTGGTTCTCGGACTGGAAAATCATTGGGGACTTGGCCGCACTCCCGAGGGCGTCATGAAAGTTGTTAATGCGATTGATTCCCCGTGGTTGCAAGTCACCATGGACACCGGCAACTTCTTAGAAGATCCCTACGATCGTCTAGTAAAACTCGCACCGAAGACGGTCCTCGTTCAGGCCAAGACCTACTTCGGCGGCGGACTCTGGTACGAGTTAGACCTCGACTATCGCCGCATCGCTAAAATGCTAAAGCAACACAACTATCAAGGTTATGTTTCACTCGAGTTCGAAGGCAAAGAGAACCCTCTCACGGGAATTCCTAAAAGCCTAAAAGCTCTCCAACTCGCATTTAACACTTGACCTTCACTCAAGCTCTATAGTTTGACAGACTCGCATCTTGTTATCCTAGACGAGTCTCCCTCAATAAACTGACACCTTCACTGCCAGCGTCTCTCCGTAACTTTCCAACCGAATTCGTCCGAGTATCGAAGTCATGACACGAATCTTAGTAACCCTACTTTCGATAGTCACGCTCACCCAAACATCGAATGCACAGAACCGCATTCAACCGGAGTTGTTTGAAGTCCCCGAAATCCAGTCAACATGGGACGACTTAACCGAAGGCATCGAGTCACGAGAGGACTGGGAGAAACGCCAGAGTCAACTCAAGCAACGTTATCTCGACTTGATTCGCGACCAATTCAAACCAGAAAAGCCCCCCCTTGACCTGGAGATTCACGAAGATGTTGAGGTGGAAGGCATCTACCGCAGACAACTCATTAGCTACGCGGTGGAATCTGATGAACGAGCCCATGCCTATCTAGGCATTCCTTTGAACGTCAAAGCGAAAGCACCGGCAATCGTCGCCTTGCATGGCACTTACGCGATGGGCAAGAAGCGGGTCGCGGGGCTCGTTGACAACCCTGACAAGGCGTATCTCGATCACCTGTGCCGTCGCGGCTATGTTGTCATCGCGCCAGAACATTTTGTTTCAGGACATCGCACGCCATCTAAGGGTGCATACGAAACGGAAGAGTTTCATAAGAAGCACCCGAACTGGACAGCCGTCGGAAAGTTCACTTACGAACATTCAATCGCGATTGATGTTCTTGAGACACTTGATTTTGTCGACCATAAGAACATTGGAGTGCTAGGCCATTCACTAGGCGGACACGGGTCGATTTTCCTAGCAGCCTATGATAACCGCATCAAAGCGGCGGCTTGCAATTGCGGTGCGTCATTCTTTCGACATAACCCTAAAGTCCTCGCTTGGTCTCGCGATCGTTGGTATATCTATTTCAAGCCCATCCGCGAAGGCCTCCTCAAACAAGAGATGCCACCGATTGATTTCCATGAGATCATTGCCCTAATAGCCCCCCGGGCGTTTCTTGACTTATCTGGACTTAATGACGGGCACGGCCCAACGCAACGCCAACGAGTTTTGATGTTAACAAAGATCATGGAAGTCTATGAACTCGAAGAAGCCCCCGAAAACTTTGCATTCTATGTTCACGGCCGGGGCCACTCCGTCGCCCACGAATCTCGTCAACTCATGTACGGTTGGATGGACACCCACTTGAAACCGGAAGAAGCCACCAAAACGCGACTTCTGCAAACACAAACGGAAGACTAACCTGTCCTAGCCGACACGTTCGATGTTTCTTTGCGACTGAGGCGTCGTCGGATCAACACACACCACCATGCGAAAACGCCGAGTGCAATTGCGATCCAGCCACCTGGGCCGAAGACGACTGTGGCATTGAAGACGAGAAAACCAAAGATGGATTGGGTGAGAATGTTGAGCCAACGGCGTTTCGGATAGGTGGTGGGGTCGGTTCGCCACCAGGCGATGCAATCAAGAATCCATGCGAAGGTGAAAGCGTAGTTGATCCAAAGTCCCCCGCCCCAATGCCAACCGGTGACGGTCGCGGTTTGGTTGGCGGTGTGTTCGTAGGCCGCGGCGTGGCTCCAGTTGTGATAGAACATGAACGCACACGCGACATGAACCAAATACCAGCCGCAACCGATCGTCCACAACCCGCGTTTCCATCGTGCGGCAGATTCGGATTGGCAACCTGCGATGTCCAACGTCACGCGGCCGATGTAACACGCCATCGCAATGCGAACGGTCCAGCGAGTAAGAAGTTCGCCGATCATGCTGACCGACTCGCTTTGTCCGTTACCGGATGACTT
This region of Thalassoroseus pseudoceratinae genomic DNA includes:
- the mreD gene encoding rod shape-determining protein MreD, with translation MQHLGFLLLIYTALVCQVTGVLTGPVGPHYLVLAVVTAGLTLRGWSAYVWAAIAGLLSDGLIGGPLGVDMLVGVWTVFGIRRWLASHSQRGESAGMTATVSVAAVAIFAALFFSQTARLLITGQQSDHAQVVLAVAATGFCTLAVVLIFLCVQAFVRRLAVQPLPHEINL
- a CDS encoding peptidoglycan D,D-transpeptidase FtsI family protein, whose amino-acid sequence is MLNQPRSLFDDATDSITESGWQVDSRPIGRLCWLFVGFSVPILLIVVRLAYLQFAIGSDFAAPYAQTTETFEDIPTSDGRILTQDGQVLAEDTFELSLHIHYRWLEEPPNDAWLRQQALDRLDRLARRDPVLVQQAKQQVQADRETLWRRIAEETGTPIDELSQRRQAIQQRVERIATHVRENHERKLKAQQTPLETAPQSEWWERIWQRILDELTNAPSRERRGPIVIREELDYHPLLESISLHTAAKFESAPDQFPGLLVRRTSSRVYRDSSLAPHVIGVRTQIQGDEIRARKQQFPDGDPLAYREENRVGRSGIERHRELVLHGMPGQKRIVKNRQGEIITTEVVRHPRPGQDVTLTLHAPLQRQLQSLLARTLAARTGENADPAAGAAIVVMDVRTGAVVAAVSAPDYDLNDLITPTVDRWQELSSDPRRPFFNRVTQMAIAPGSVFKTLTSIALLESGQIDPDAPFYCRGFLDSPQSHRCYIYRHYGVGHQHIGLADAIAQSCNVYFFHGARVIGAEPIVGWADRFGFGRPTGIDLPSEAAGHVPSPTDEGAWYNGDTLGLAIGQSRLAVTPLQITRMMAAVANDGHLVTPHFVQRIGGQFTSGNTLSEPIPGLTPDTLERIREGLERVVAHPGGTGYKAVRSKLVQIAGKTGTAEVGGKEDHAWFAGYAPATSPRYALTVILEHAGSGGTAAGPVAKQTVESLVQLGLINQKSSTTN
- a CDS encoding alpha/beta hydrolase produces the protein MKSILATLLLVTLATQSFAEELKTLKDVPYGTHPRQVLDFYPAKSDQPTPVVFYIHGGGWRGGDKKTNPKAFLQNGISVVAINYRYVQNAVQDKVIPPVKAPLEDAARALQFVRSKASEWNLDKKRIGATGGSAGACSSLWLAFHDDLADPDSDDPIARESTRLYCAAVNGAQVSLDPKELREWMPNYRYGAHAFGLPNINSLIENREKVLPWIQEYSPIEHVSKDDPPIALFYRGEVPVVGASPKDPTHSGIMGVKLAERLEEVGVDVVLVHPGQEHEKYSNSTTYLIDRLKK
- a CDS encoding DUF4153 domain-containing protein, yielding MADLEAERTRSAGITPWWNAAPVRVREVLTLLVTVAIADATVYHGHGYFGVAVLLAAFPVLLAVGSPRPRFGLDFIVATTMLLVAAIRLAWLGSVGLLLAGFALVVVVGMTLAGRLPFFAQFFQYLVQILPAGLLGLIQYGARLGQPKLGVSRSGGLGVALPAMAVLVFGAIFVMANPDLAELVGGNLSRFVEWFGDSFSSFLPKPLQVVWWGTVAWFTVGLWRPLPFTLPVVDSLEPTEQESSESTDQSVNQLYTAYRNTLVAVIILFALYLVFEFRTLWFREFPDGFYYSGYAHQGAAWLTFALALATVVLSMVFRGPVLQDPRCPNLRKWGWVWSVENGLLAMAVFNRLGIYIQFNGMTRMRVVGVLGICSVIVGFLLVLRKVTQNASFLWLLRRQLWTVCFFIWLYLVLPVDMLVHTANSRWVLAGHPAPAVQISEHPLDASGLCAIAPLLNCDDAIIRDGVRAMYAQAAETSFGYRSSRTASSRPQHWTACQGAKVCLAARLQETKPLWEPFLDQPLRNAALHRFHYYTMQWW